In one Vulgatibacter incomptus genomic region, the following are encoded:
- a CDS encoding Flp family type IVb pilin → MKTSGRKQLRRWFRDQRGQGMTEYIVIVALIAVAAIGVVTAFGDNVRALFATSTDALAGKESSSSGAKKASSGVRDSRNLQDFAEHAKKSK, encoded by the coding sequence ATGAAGACCAGCGGTCGCAAGCAGCTTCGCAGGTGGTTCCGGGATCAGAGGGGCCAGGGGATGACCGAGTACATCGTGATCGTCGCGCTGATCGCCGTGGCCGCCATCGGCGTCGTCACCGCCTTCGGCGACAACGTCCGCGCCCTCTTCGCCACCTCGACCGACGCCCTCGCCGGGAAGGAGTCCTCGAGCAGCGGAGCCAAGAAGGCGAGCTCGGGCGTTCGGGACAGCCGCAACCTCCAGGACTTCGCCGAGCACGCCAAGAAGAGCAAGTGA
- a CDS encoding tetratricopeptide repeat protein, with the protein MKRDKDHIALSDEHNAKGIELADHGMLDEAMREFRRAIELDPDSAHAHDNLATVLTEKKLFREALEEYLAAIRLEPDAPTAHYNLACFLATHGAEMALDEYREAIDLDPEYPDAHVNLGLTYADLGQDEEAIKAFNRAIELSPQDPFPRHELAALLMDEGEFREAIQQLREVIRLDPDHFEAHLDLGISYAQKGFYAEAEKAYARARELSPDDILLQYNTAALFALWNRREEAIEHLQSAIRLDPVKVRGWLQTDPMFDSLKSAEGFEALIHGS; encoded by the coding sequence TTGAAGCGTGACAAGGACCACATCGCCCTCTCGGACGAGCACAACGCCAAGGGGATCGAGCTCGCGGATCACGGGATGCTCGACGAGGCCATGCGGGAGTTCCGGAGAGCCATCGAGCTCGATCCGGACTCGGCCCATGCGCACGACAACCTTGCGACGGTCCTGACCGAGAAGAAGCTCTTCCGCGAGGCGCTCGAGGAGTACCTGGCCGCGATCCGCCTCGAGCCGGACGCGCCCACGGCCCACTACAACCTGGCCTGCTTCCTCGCCACCCACGGCGCCGAGATGGCGCTCGACGAGTACCGCGAGGCGATCGACCTCGACCCCGAGTACCCCGACGCCCACGTGAACCTCGGCCTCACCTACGCCGATCTGGGGCAGGACGAGGAGGCGATCAAGGCGTTCAATCGGGCGATCGAGCTGAGCCCGCAGGATCCCTTCCCGCGCCACGAGCTCGCCGCGCTGCTCATGGACGAGGGCGAGTTCCGCGAGGCCATCCAGCAGCTTCGGGAGGTGATCCGGCTGGATCCCGACCACTTCGAAGCCCACCTGGACCTCGGCATCAGCTACGCCCAGAAGGGCTTCTACGCCGAGGCGGAGAAGGCCTACGCCCGGGCCCGGGAGCTGTCGCCCGACGACATCCTCCTCCAGTACAACACGGCTGCCCTCTTCGCGCTCTGGAACCGACGGGAGGAGGCTATCGAGCATCTCCAGTCGGCGATCCGCCTGGATCCCGTCAAGGTGCGGGGCTGGCTGCAGACCGACCCGATGTTCGACAGCCTCAAGTCCGCCGAGGGCTTCGAGGCCCTGATCCACGGGAGCTGA
- a CDS encoding ATP-binding protein, whose product MRKSNARIRIAPRLTDAALAAARPLAGVSHAATLAWDRRLVIRSAAGASLLVLGSPPAELKKRPLSELFEKTQGLADALSFGTSRQMELRTGQRVRVEAGPCPGGAVAVIRRSTTDELELGHLASALGHELRNGFASVRLAIQSLARHEEVASERGRRRLLLAERELRRIDCVLRGLQEMGSHAPLRPLEAVPEKLIADALGNLGPFDNDRIQMAIPEEEGPPAQLDAPRVGLAIEEMLRHGVRSVANGGALTVSVERAPGELSVILRGTGLPGSDLGHPDTRPDLGIAVIQGVARAHGGHLKIEAGDLDCQLTLVLPQRPVLP is encoded by the coding sequence ATGCGTAAGAGCAACGCCAGGATCCGGATCGCTCCGCGGCTCACCGATGCCGCCCTCGCCGCGGCGCGCCCGCTCGCCGGCGTCTCCCATGCCGCCACGCTGGCCTGGGATCGGAGACTGGTGATCCGCAGCGCCGCCGGCGCGTCGCTCCTGGTCCTGGGATCCCCTCCCGCGGAGCTGAAGAAGCGGCCCCTCTCCGAGCTCTTCGAGAAGACGCAAGGTCTCGCGGACGCCCTCAGCTTCGGGACGAGCCGTCAGATGGAGCTGCGAACCGGCCAGCGGGTCCGGGTGGAGGCCGGTCCGTGCCCGGGGGGCGCGGTCGCCGTGATCCGCCGCTCCACCACCGACGAGCTCGAGCTCGGCCACCTCGCCTCGGCCCTCGGCCACGAGCTCCGCAACGGCTTCGCGTCGGTGCGCCTCGCCATCCAATCACTCGCGCGCCACGAGGAGGTGGCGAGCGAGCGCGGACGCCGCCGGCTTCTTTTGGCCGAGCGCGAGCTGCGCCGGATCGACTGCGTGCTGCGCGGGCTCCAGGAGATGGGCAGCCACGCCCCGCTCCGCCCCCTCGAGGCGGTCCCGGAGAAGCTGATCGCCGACGCCCTCGGGAACCTCGGCCCCTTCGACAACGATCGGATCCAGATGGCCATCCCCGAAGAGGAGGGCCCGCCGGCGCAGCTCGACGCCCCGCGGGTCGGTCTCGCGATCGAGGAGATGCTCCGGCACGGCGTCCGGAGCGTGGCGAACGGCGGCGCGCTCACGGTTTCGGTGGAGCGCGCCCCCGGAGAGCTCTCCGTGATCCTCCGCGGGACCGGCCTGCCGGGCTCCGACCTGGGACACCCGGATACCCGGCCCGACCTCGGCATCGCCGTGATCCAGGGCGTGGCCCGGGCCCACGGCGGCCACCTCAAGATCGAGGCCGGCGACCTCGATTGCCAGCTCACCCTCGTGCTGCCCCAGCGTCCGGTCCTGCCCTGA
- a CDS encoding ABC transporter ATP-binding protein encodes MSSKVLVEGVTKIFYQRGRGGVHALKDVDLAVDPGEFLCVAGPSGCGKTTLLNMIAGLDTPDEGRIFVGGSRVHGPSPERTVVFQDGALFPWLTCGKNVEYGLRMRGELSKGERKDRAEEALASMGLDSMAERYPHEVSGGQRQRVAIARALVMEPEVLLCDEPFAALDALTRKRLAVDMARLWETTRMTVIWVEHNLYLPALLADRVLLLAADPGRVLDEVVVRLPRPRSPSDLGVIKVGDWLSDWLEALDGVRQGHRVSLPAPPDGAEVRPAPHHGRMFH; translated from the coding sequence GTGTCCAGCAAGGTCCTGGTCGAAGGTGTAACCAAGATCTTCTATCAGCGAGGACGGGGAGGGGTGCACGCCCTGAAGGACGTCGACCTCGCGGTAGATCCCGGGGAGTTTCTCTGCGTCGCCGGACCCTCCGGCTGCGGAAAGACCACCCTCCTCAACATGATCGCCGGCCTGGACACCCCCGACGAAGGGCGGATCTTCGTGGGGGGAAGCCGCGTCCACGGGCCGAGCCCCGAGCGGACGGTCGTCTTCCAGGACGGAGCGCTCTTCCCCTGGCTGACCTGCGGCAAGAACGTCGAGTACGGCCTCCGCATGCGGGGCGAGCTCTCGAAGGGGGAGAGGAAGGATCGGGCCGAGGAGGCGCTCGCGAGCATGGGCCTCGATTCGATGGCCGAGCGCTACCCCCACGAGGTCTCGGGCGGCCAGCGCCAGCGGGTCGCCATCGCCAGGGCCCTCGTGATGGAGCCCGAGGTCCTCCTGTGCGACGAGCCCTTCGCGGCCCTCGACGCCCTCACGAGGAAGCGCCTCGCCGTGGACATGGCCCGGCTCTGGGAAACTACCCGGATGACGGTGATCTGGGTGGAGCACAACCTCTACCTGCCGGCGCTCCTCGCCGATCGGGTCCTGCTCCTCGCGGCGGATCCCGGCAGGGTCCTGGACGAGGTGGTCGTTCGGCTGCCGCGGCCGAGGTCGCCGAGCGACCTTGGGGTCATCAAGGTCGGCGACTGGCTCAGCGACTGGCTGGAGGCCCTCGACGGGGTCCGGCAGGGCCACCGGGTCAGCCTTCCCGCGCCTCCGGATGGCGCGGAGGTGAGGCCGGCGCCCCACCACGGCCGGATGTTCCACTAG
- the smc gene encoding chromosome segregation protein SMC, whose translation MRIKRLDICGFKSFMSKTVFVFDDGVTGIVGPNGCGKSNVVDAIRWVMGEQSAKHLRGRAMEDVIFNGSEKHPPLGMAEVSITFINDRGDVPTAYKDVHEITVTRRLFRSGESEYLLNKAPCRLLDIIELFLGTGVGTKAYSIIEQGRIGLIVSAKAEDRRSLIEEAAGITKYKARRKAAERKMEYTEQNLLRLNDILGELGKRLEVLNRQARKAEKYRAIKAELRQIELHLASLRWLELQALRKVSHARHDDLENEQRTLSAEVQRLEVEIASARHAVAEEAAAVEEQSERVAGLSQGSALNQTNLDFFERERRQVQQRQAELDDELARLDARMAALDEEAAAARALGGQLDGRGGTDTERLGELAGQVEELRAEEGEAISRLDAERAAAMEVLSRAASLKGELLTIDRRRGDLVDRMAVLQAEAEGIEHDVDQLEKERRTLSSKAGQTRQLKLELETRRGEETELREQVRAELFESEQVLIALREELADKRSRLHSLVEIQRSYEGYDRGVRAVMTRDGADEGTLPEGVIGLVSDLLSAAEEHERAIESVLADRLQAIVVDSHGRAVEIASYLADAREGRSSFLPLGLRSRERVKGLDDPRVVARAADVVRAEQAHLGLVEALLGDVLIVDHLDDAVALWSRETGHTFVTRAGEVVSAIGGVTGGEADGPGSGLLQKRREVAELGEEVRSLEERVAVAAEEHRRLSRRADEIEQSLKSLEKTGHAEEINLLHAERDLGRATEELARLRARADQLVREREAQQNQLGLLDVEAEAARGATAQAEAERSRREERTAQLAAEVAAVREQLTTISAEHTRLKIEAAANVERREAIERTLKRVAEERVQIDERKERARASIAEGDARLAELAGKVEEASGSITSLADELATAREELARLKSEHTVKSGAIAAQEQELRGHRKRLDELGSVTSSAALRDRELELELQHLEEGITERHNLSLAEQVFSFHSMPPPEEGAEDWLSSLRDQVDRMGEVNLTAVEEHAELAERHDFLSGQRDDLEKSLAKLRQAISRIDSTSKERFNETFEIVNSKFQQVFPRLFGGGRAELLLVKDETRPGGDPGVEIFAQPPGKKNQNVNLMSGGEKALTAVSLIFAIFLIKPTPFCLLDEVDAPLDEANVGRYNDMVKEMSKTSQFILITHNKRTMEVGDTLYGVTMEEPGVSKTVSVKLSRGDEGANPDSEKEAAA comes from the coding sequence ATGCGCATCAAGCGCCTCGACATCTGTGGGTTCAAGAGCTTCATGTCGAAGACGGTCTTCGTCTTCGACGACGGCGTCACGGGCATCGTCGGGCCGAACGGCTGCGGCAAGTCGAACGTGGTCGACGCGATCCGCTGGGTGATGGGCGAGCAGTCCGCCAAGCACCTCCGCGGCCGTGCCATGGAAGACGTGATCTTCAACGGCTCGGAGAAGCACCCGCCGCTCGGCATGGCCGAGGTCTCGATCACCTTCATCAACGACCGGGGTGACGTCCCGACGGCGTACAAGGACGTACACGAGATCACCGTCACCCGGCGCCTCTTCCGCAGCGGAGAGAGCGAGTACCTGCTCAACAAGGCCCCCTGCCGGCTCCTCGACATCATCGAGCTCTTCCTCGGCACCGGCGTGGGCACCAAGGCCTACTCGATCATCGAGCAGGGGCGGATCGGCCTCATCGTCTCGGCCAAGGCGGAGGATCGCCGAAGCCTGATCGAGGAGGCCGCCGGCATCACGAAGTACAAGGCCCGGCGAAAGGCCGCCGAGCGCAAGATGGAGTACACGGAGCAGAACCTGCTCCGGCTCAACGACATCCTGGGCGAGCTCGGCAAGCGTCTCGAGGTCCTGAACCGGCAGGCGCGCAAGGCCGAGAAGTACCGGGCGATCAAGGCCGAGCTGCGGCAGATCGAGCTGCACCTCGCCTCGTTGCGGTGGCTCGAGCTCCAAGCGCTGCGCAAGGTCAGCCACGCCCGGCACGACGATCTCGAGAACGAGCAGCGCACGCTCTCCGCCGAGGTCCAGCGCCTGGAGGTGGAGATCGCCTCCGCTCGGCACGCCGTCGCGGAGGAGGCGGCCGCCGTCGAGGAGCAGAGCGAGCGGGTCGCCGGGCTCTCGCAGGGCTCGGCGCTCAACCAGACCAACCTCGACTTCTTCGAGCGCGAGCGCCGCCAGGTGCAGCAGCGTCAGGCCGAGCTCGACGACGAGCTCGCGCGCCTCGACGCGCGCATGGCGGCGCTGGACGAGGAGGCCGCCGCCGCCCGCGCCCTCGGCGGCCAGCTCGACGGCAGGGGAGGCACCGACACCGAGCGGCTCGGGGAGCTCGCCGGCCAGGTGGAGGAGCTCCGCGCGGAAGAGGGCGAAGCGATCTCGCGCCTAGACGCCGAGCGGGCCGCGGCGATGGAGGTCCTCTCCCGGGCGGCGTCCCTCAAGGGCGAGCTGCTCACCATCGACCGGCGCCGCGGCGACCTCGTCGACCGGATGGCGGTGCTCCAGGCCGAGGCCGAGGGGATCGAGCACGACGTCGACCAGCTCGAAAAGGAGCGCCGGACGCTCTCCTCCAAGGCGGGCCAGACCCGGCAGCTCAAGCTGGAGCTGGAGACGCGCCGGGGCGAGGAGACGGAGCTCCGCGAGCAGGTCCGGGCCGAGCTCTTCGAGTCGGAGCAGGTGCTCATCGCGCTCCGGGAGGAGCTGGCCGACAAGCGCTCCCGCCTCCACTCGCTGGTGGAGATCCAGCGCTCGTACGAGGGCTACGATCGCGGCGTGCGCGCCGTGATGACCCGCGACGGCGCTGACGAGGGGACGCTCCCCGAGGGCGTGATCGGCCTGGTCTCGGACCTCCTCTCCGCTGCGGAGGAGCACGAGCGCGCCATCGAGTCCGTGCTTGCCGACCGGCTCCAGGCGATCGTGGTGGACAGCCACGGCCGCGCCGTGGAGATCGCGAGCTATCTTGCCGACGCCCGCGAGGGGCGGAGCAGCTTCCTGCCCCTCGGGCTCCGGTCCCGCGAGCGGGTCAAGGGCCTCGACGATCCCCGCGTGGTCGCCAGGGCGGCTGACGTGGTCAGGGCCGAGCAGGCGCACCTGGGCCTCGTGGAGGCGTTGCTGGGCGACGTCCTCATCGTCGACCACCTCGACGACGCGGTGGCCCTGTGGTCCCGCGAGACCGGCCACACCTTCGTGACCCGCGCCGGCGAGGTGGTCTCCGCCATCGGCGGCGTCACCGGCGGCGAGGCCGACGGCCCCGGCTCGGGCCTGCTGCAGAAGCGGCGCGAGGTCGCCGAGCTGGGCGAGGAGGTCCGTTCCCTGGAGGAGCGGGTCGCCGTCGCCGCCGAGGAGCACCGGCGGCTCTCCCGGCGCGCCGACGAGATCGAGCAGTCGCTGAAGAGCCTCGAGAAGACCGGCCACGCCGAGGAGATCAACCTCCTCCACGCGGAGCGGGATCTGGGCCGCGCCACCGAGGAGCTCGCGCGGCTCCGGGCGCGGGCGGATCAGCTCGTGCGCGAGCGCGAGGCGCAGCAGAACCAGCTCGGCCTCCTCGACGTGGAGGCCGAGGCGGCGAGGGGCGCCACCGCTCAAGCGGAGGCCGAGCGCTCACGCCGCGAGGAGCGCACCGCCCAGCTCGCCGCCGAGGTGGCCGCGGTCCGGGAGCAGCTCACGACGATCTCGGCGGAGCACACCCGGCTCAAGATCGAGGCCGCGGCGAACGTCGAGAGGCGCGAGGCGATCGAGCGGACCCTGAAGCGCGTCGCCGAGGAGCGCGTTCAGATCGACGAGCGCAAGGAGCGCGCGAGGGCCTCGATCGCCGAGGGCGACGCGCGCCTCGCGGAGCTCGCGGGCAAGGTGGAGGAGGCGAGCGGGAGCATCACCTCGCTGGCGGACGAGCTCGCCACCGCGCGGGAGGAGCTCGCGCGGCTCAAGAGCGAGCACACGGTGAAGTCCGGGGCCATCGCGGCGCAGGAGCAGGAGCTCCGCGGGCACCGCAAGCGCCTCGACGAGCTCGGCTCGGTGACCAGCTCGGCGGCGCTGCGCGATCGCGAGCTGGAGCTCGAGCTCCAGCACCTGGAGGAAGGGATCACCGAGAGGCACAACCTCTCCCTTGCGGAGCAGGTCTTCTCCTTCCACTCGATGCCGCCGCCCGAGGAGGGCGCCGAGGACTGGCTCTCGTCGCTGCGTGATCAGGTCGATCGGATGGGGGAGGTGAACCTCACCGCGGTCGAAGAGCACGCGGAGCTCGCGGAGCGCCACGACTTCCTCTCCGGCCAGCGCGACGATCTCGAGAAGAGCCTCGCCAAGCTCCGGCAGGCGATCTCGAGGATCGACTCGACCTCGAAGGAGCGCTTCAACGAGACCTTCGAGATCGTGAACTCGAAGTTCCAGCAGGTCTTCCCCCGGCTCTTCGGCGGCGGACGGGCCGAGCTCCTCCTCGTCAAGGACGAGACCCGCCCCGGTGGGGACCCGGGCGTGGAGATCTTTGCGCAGCCCCCCGGCAAGAAGAACCAGAACGTCAACCTCATGTCCGGCGGCGAGAAGGCCCTCACCGCGGTGTCGCTGATCTTCGCGATCTTCCTGATCAAGCCGACGCCCTTCTGCCTCCTCGACGAGGTCGATGCCCCCCTGGACGAGGCCAACGTCGGTCGCTACAACGACATGGTGAAGGAGATGAGCAAGACGTCCCAGTTCATCCTCATCACCCACAACAAGCGGACGATGGAGGTCGGTGACACTCTCTATGGCGTGACCATGGAGGAGCCCGGCGTCTCGAAGACGGTGAGCGTCAAGCTGTCCCGCGGCGACGAGGGAGCCAACCCGGACTCGGAGAAGGAGGCCGCCGCCTAG